A single genomic interval of Tursiops truncatus isolate mTurTru1 chromosome 1, mTurTru1.mat.Y, whole genome shotgun sequence harbors:
- the STRIP1 gene encoding striatin-interacting protein 1 isoform X5, translated as MEPAVGSPGLLIMNNKQPQPPPPPPPATAQPPTGAPRTAGSLVPGGKAREFNRNQRKDSEQGYSESPDLEFEYADTDKWAAELSGRGHGDDDTLFLTELYSYTEGPEFLMNRKCFEEDFRMHVTDKKWTELDTNQHHTHAMRLLDGLEVTAREKRLKVARAILYVAQGTFGECSSEAEVQSWMRYNIFLLLEVGTFNALVELLNMEIDNSAACSSAVRKPAISLADSTDLRVLLNIMYLIVETVHQECEGDKAEWRTMRQTFRAELGSPLYNSEPFAIMLFGMVTKFCSGHAPHFPMKKVLLLLWKTVLCTLGGFEELQSMKAEKRAILGLPPLPEDSIKVIRNMRAASPPASASDLIEQQQKRGRREHKALIKQDNLDAFNERDPYKADDSREEEEENDDDSSLEGETFPLERDEVMPPPLQHPQTDRLTCPKGLPWAPKVREKDIEVFLESSRSKFIGYTLGSDTNTVVGLPRPIHESIKTLKQREEKEGLRLSCSSSRTGQPGRGGHKYTSIAEVQAQMEEEYLRSPLSGGEEEVEQVPAETLYQGLLPSLPQYMIALLKILLAAAPTSKAKTDSINILADVLPEEMPTTVLQSMKLGVDVNRHKEVIVKAISAVLLLLLKHFKLNHVYQFEYMAQHLVFANCIPLILKFFNQNIMSYITAKNSISVLDYPQCVVHELPELTAESLEAGDNNQFCWRNLFSCINLLRILNKLTKWKHSRTMMLVVFKSAPILKRALKVKQAMMQLYVLKLLKVQTKYLGRQWRKSNMKTMSAIYQKVRHRLNDDWAYGNGEAPHEILMPGLGTSRQRSVPFVPTSSASTPGGTTGSTATPTSCLWTTACKVSWASGWTSLRTSR; from the exons ATGGAGCCGGCGGTCGGCAGTCCCGGCCTGCTGATTATGAACAACAAGCAGCCCCAGCCACCGCCACCTCCGCCGCCCGCAACGGCGCAGCCTCCAACTGGGGCACCGCGGACCGCCGGGAGCCTCGTGCCCGGGGGCAAAGCCCGAGAGTTCAACCGCAACCAGCGCAAAGACTCGGAG CAGGGCTATTCCGAGTCTCCAGACCTGGAGTTTGAGTATGCTGACACGGACAAGTGGGCTGCAGAGCTCTCAG GACGTGGACATGGAGACGATGACACTTTGTTCTTGACAGAGCTTTACAGCTATACAGAAGGGCCAGAATTCCTGATGAATCGAAAATGCTTTGAGGAGGACTTCCGGATGCACG TGACAGATAAGAAGTGGACTGAGCTGGACACCAACCAGCACCACACCCATGCTATGAGGCTCCTGGACGGCTTGGAGGTCACTGCCAGGGAGAAGAGGCTGAAGGTGGCTCGAGCGATCCTCTACGTTGCCCAAG GCACCTTCGGGGAGTGTAGCTCGGAGGCAGAGGTGCAGTCCTGGATGCGCTACAACATCTTTCTGCTCCTGGAGGTGGGCACGTTCAACGCTTTGGTGGAGCTTCTGAACATGGAAATAGA CAACAGTGCTGCCTGCAGCAGTGCGGTGAGGAAGCCGGCCATCTCCCTGGCTGATAGCACGGACCTGAG GGTCTTGCTAAACATCATGTACCTGATTGTGGAGACCGTTCACCAGGAATGTGAGGGTGATAAGGCCGAATGGAGGACAATGCGACAGACCTTCAGGGCTGAGCTGG GTTCCCCTCTGTACAACAGCGAGCCATTTGCCATCATGCTGTTTGGGATGGTGACCAAATTTTGCAGCGGCCATGCCCCTCACTTCCCCATGAAGAAGGTTCTCTTGCTGCTCTGGAAGACAGTGTTG TGCACACTGGGCGGCTTTGAGGAGCTGCAGAGCATGAAGGCCGAGAAGCGTGCCATCCTGGGCCTCCCCCCGCTGCCTGAGGACAGCATCAAAGTCATCCGCAACATGAGGGCCGCCTCTCCCCCAGCGTCTGCCTCTGACCTGATCGAGCAGCAGCAGAAACGGGGCCGTCGGGAGCACAAG GCTCTGATAAAGCAGGACAATTTGGATGCCTTCAACGAGCGGGATCCCTACAAGGCTGATGACTCtcgagaggaggaagaggagaatgatGACGACAGCAGTCTGGAGGGGGAGACATTCCCCCTTGAGCGGGATGAGGTGATGCCTCCCCCACTGCAGCACCCCCAGACTGACAGGCTTACCTGCCCAAAGGGGCTCCCGTGGGCTCCCAAGGTCAG AGAGAAAGACATCGAGGTGTTCCTCGAGTCCAGCCGCAGCAAGTTCATCGGTTACACTCTGGGCAG TGACACAAACACAGTGGTGGGGCTGCCCAGGCCAATCCACGAAAGCATCAAGACTCTGAAGCAG agagaagagaaagaggggcTGAGACTGTCCTGTTCCTCCTCCCGTACTGGCCAGCCCGGGAGGGGAGGA cacAAGTACACGTCGATTGCAGAGGTCCAGGCGCAGATGGAGGAGGAGTACCTTCGCTCTCCTCTCTCAGGG ggagaagaggaagtcGAGCAAGTCCCTGCAGAAACCCTCTACCAAGGCTTGCTCCCCAGCCTGCCGCAGTACATG ATTGCGCTGCTGAAGATCCTGCTGGCCGCAGCTCCCACCTCGAAGGCCAAAACGGACTCAATCAACATCCTAGCAGATGTCCTGCCTGAGGAGATGCC CACCACAGTGTTGCAGAGCATGAAGCTGGGAGTGGATGTGAACCGCCACAAAGAGGTCATTGTTAAGGCCATTTCTGcggtcctgctgctgctgctcaaGCACTTTAAGTTGAACCACGTCTACCAG TTTGAGTATATGGCACAGCACCTGGTGTTTGCCAACTGCATCCCTTTGATCCTGAAATTCTTCAATCAAAACATTATGTCTTACATCACTGCCAAGAACAG CATCTCTGTCCTAGACTACCCTCAGTGCGTGGTGCACGAGCTGCCGGAGCTGACTGCCGAGAGTCTG GAAGCAGGTGACAATAACCAGTTTTGCTGGAGGAACCTCTTTTCCTGTATTAATCTGCTTCGGATCTTGAACAAGCTGACAAAATGGAAGCATTCGAGGACGATG ATGCTGGTGGTGTTCAAGTCAGCCCCCATCTTGAAGCGGGCCCTGAAGGTGAAACAGGCCATGATGCAGCTCTATGTGCTGAAGCTGCTCAAGGTGCAGACCAAGTATCTGGGGCGGCAGTGGCGAAAGAGCAACATGAAGACGATGTCTGCCATCTACCAGAAGGTGCGGCATCGGCTGAACGACGACTGGGCTTACGGCAACGGTGAGGCTCCCCACGAG ATCTTGATGCCCGGCCTTGGGACTTCCAGGCAGAGGAGTGTGCCCTTCGTGCCAACATCGAGCGCTTCAACGCCAGGCGGTACGACCGGGTCCACAGCAACCCCGACTTCCTGCCTGTGGACAACTGCCTGCAAAGTGTCCTGGGCCAGCGGGTGGACCTCCCTGAGGACTTCCAGATGA